A genome region from Candidatus Abyssobacteria bacterium SURF_5 includes the following:
- a CDS encoding FAD-binding oxidoreductase produces MANVYEALAEIVGKEYVSDQPEELFFYSRDPGTMDPKKPDYVVVPQSTEEVQAIVHLANREKIPVVPLGGGLVLSGLSRPLKGGIVLDMKRMNKIIEVNETSRYAVIEAGCAHGVFQAYLKQHYPNLKYSSPDAPPSATIAGNILIHGSGHMSQATGFHSEMLNGLEVVLPTGEVCKIGSCSTTPYWFSRAPLPDLAGLFVGWFGTTGVITKLGIKLYPNPAKKDMMIFLNDNPDHMTDILYKLTGTEMLEDLNVSCSALPAHMEGLQLLLIYITANSDEELELKRKFIRATLRSYVDSKDGGFMFIPGFAKGRFLEVPLREMTKYADTKKGGGFEYVGAIMPLELFSRAYRAGIEIAAKYNTPYSLAVRVIGRGHCMMFAYAYAFNRADDTDRLNAQRALHETNRRVLEMGGIPWKAEEPAQKLILEHMDPHTVQLMNKVRSALDPNGIMNPGNWEVK; encoded by the coding sequence ATGGCAAACGTATACGAAGCTCTCGCTGAAATTGTCGGGAAGGAATACGTGTCGGACCAACCCGAGGAGCTCTTCTTCTATTCGCGCGACCCCGGCACGATGGACCCGAAAAAACCCGATTATGTCGTCGTCCCACAATCAACGGAGGAGGTACAGGCGATCGTTCACCTCGCCAACCGCGAGAAAATTCCCGTCGTCCCGCTCGGCGGCGGACTGGTGCTCTCGGGGCTCTCGCGTCCGCTCAAGGGCGGCATCGTTCTCGACATGAAGCGGATGAACAAGATCATCGAGGTGAACGAAACCAGCCGCTATGCGGTCATCGAGGCCGGCTGCGCGCACGGAGTCTTTCAGGCGTACCTGAAACAACACTATCCGAACCTGAAATATTCCAGTCCCGACGCGCCGCCCTCGGCAACCATCGCCGGCAACATCCTCATTCACGGCTCCGGCCATATGTCGCAGGCGACCGGCTTCCACTCCGAAATGCTGAACGGCCTCGAGGTCGTCCTGCCGACCGGTGAGGTCTGCAAGATCGGCTCGTGCTCAACCACGCCCTACTGGTTCTCGCGCGCGCCGCTGCCCGATCTGGCCGGCCTGTTTGTCGGCTGGTTCGGCACCACGGGAGTCATCACGAAGCTGGGGATCAAGCTCTACCCGAACCCGGCCAAAAAAGATATGATGATCTTCCTCAATGACAATCCGGACCACATGACGGATATCCTCTACAAGCTGACCGGAACCGAGATGCTCGAGGACCTCAATGTCTCCTGCTCTGCGCTGCCGGCTCACATGGAAGGCCTGCAGTTGTTGCTGATCTATATAACCGCCAATTCGGATGAAGAGCTGGAACTGAAACGAAAGTTTATTCGCGCCACATTGCGCAGCTACGTCGACAGCAAAGACGGCGGCTTCATGTTCATCCCCGGTTTCGCGAAAGGGCGTTTTCTCGAGGTGCCGCTTCGCGAGATGACCAAGTACGCCGATACGAAGAAGGGCGGCGGGTTCGAGTACGTCGGAGCGATCATGCCGCTGGAGCTTTTCTCGCGCGCCTATCGAGCCGGAATCGAGATAGCGGCTAAATATAACACGCCATACTCGCTGGCGGTGCGCGTCATCGGGCGCGGCCATTGCATGATGTTCGCTTACGCTTACGCCTTCAACCGGGCCGACGACACCGACCGCTTGAACGCTCAGCGCGCGCTCCATGAAACGAATCGGCGCGTGCTCGAGATGGGCGGCATCCCCTGGAAGGCCGAAGAACCGGCGCAAAAACTCATCCTCGAACACATGGACCCGCACACGGTCCAGCTCATGAACAAGGTCCGCTCCGCCCTTGACCCCAACGGCATCATGAATCCCGGCAATTGGGAGGTGAAATAG
- a CDS encoding (Fe-S)-binding protein, with translation MSNLKFDESLCAACETYDCLTRCQYMKLTPEQAKEEKSKINRGEDSRVLHDCVTCYACEEYCPKGNHPFYKIVEAQEARGMQIVPRPIEKQQVRMMAHDGKSAPKELQGPLLDMCAFGMFKDMSIIGSLFENVSIISGNDIFCNLMYLHFARNSVIKQRLSKSLDNLQKFYLEPNGINEVICFHDECYGTFTSWAPAFGVDIPFKPVYFFDFLLKRLAERKHSLNPLPMKVAYQRPCSNRLVPETQHYVDDILKILGAERVERTYDGENALCCGAGIMGLGRYEYAEEIQQKNIDDMLAAGATACVFNCPFCMVALGEKAAANGLMPLLLSDLCRLALGEKLKGWG, from the coding sequence ATGTCAAATCTGAAATTCGATGAAAGCCTCTGCGCCGCGTGCGAGACGTATGACTGCCTTACCCGGTGCCAGTACATGAAGCTGACGCCGGAGCAGGCCAAGGAGGAGAAATCGAAAATCAATCGGGGGGAAGACTCGCGCGTCCTGCATGATTGCGTCACCTGTTACGCCTGCGAGGAATACTGCCCCAAAGGCAACCACCCATTCTACAAAATCGTCGAGGCGCAGGAGGCGCGGGGAATGCAAATCGTCCCGCGTCCGATCGAGAAACAGCAGGTGCGCATGATGGCGCATGACGGCAAGAGCGCGCCGAAAGAACTGCAGGGGCCTTTGCTCGATATGTGCGCGTTCGGCATGTTCAAGGACATGTCGATCATCGGCAGTCTCTTTGAAAACGTCTCCATTATCTCCGGCAATGACATCTTCTGCAACCTCATGTACCTGCACTTCGCGCGCAATTCAGTCATCAAACAGCGCCTTTCCAAGAGCCTGGACAACCTCCAAAAATTCTACCTCGAGCCCAACGGTATCAATGAGGTCATTTGTTTCCACGATGAATGTTACGGCACGTTCACCTCGTGGGCGCCCGCCTTCGGGGTTGATATCCCGTTCAAGCCGGTGTACTTTTTCGACTTTCTGCTGAAACGACTGGCGGAGCGCAAGCACAGCCTCAACCCGCTCCCGATGAAGGTGGCGTACCAGCGCCCGTGCTCGAACCGTCTCGTGCCCGAGACGCAACACTACGTTGATGACATTCTCAAGATTTTGGGCGCAGAGCGCGTCGAGCGAACGTACGACGGCGAAAATGCGTTGTGCTGCGGCGCCGGCATCATGGGGCTCGGCCGCTACGAGTATGCCGAAGAGATTCAGCAGAAGAATATCGATGATATGCTCGCCGCGGGCGCGACCGCGTGCGTCTTCAATTGCCCATTCTGCATGGTTGCGCTCGGCGAGAAAGCGGCCGCCAACGGATTGATGCCGCTGTTGCTCAGCGACCTGTGCCGCCTCGCCCTGGGCGAGAAACTGAAAGGATGGGGATGA